DNA sequence from the Malus domestica chromosome 11, GDT2T_hap1 genome:
TGGAAAATTTAACTAGTATCATATAGTGTGCTAATACAAAGCCGAAATAGATTTATAAAAGTGTTACATATATGGAATTCTTAGAAAATTACCATACATATAACTTAGTTAATGATTAAAATGACCAATCTAGCAAATCGATTACTTGGTACAATTCATTTAAACTTTAATACATACAGAGATCGCGTAACTGCCCTTTAGACAAAATAACTTAATAATTACACGAATGCAGTACGCTAATTAGTAATGACCATTAATCTGTTAagattcttttatttttggaaagttTACGAATTAAATGATCAGATCAAATATATGATTGTATAATATGATTAGATTGAATATTAATCGAATAGTTACTtgcatttattaattttagcgAACGTTATGATCGTTACTTAGATCATATTAATTAGATTCAATGTTagatatttaaattaaataatttctaTAAACAAAGAGGAATCTGTACGGACAAGATATACagcaacaagaagaaaaaaaaaaaaaaattgaatagaagaACAACCTGAACATTTGACAATTTCGAATGTGTCAATATCAATGGTGACCCTAAAATTCGCATGGGAGGGCAGTTAAGCATCAATAATATAATATGCTTTGAATTAAATCATTAACTAAGACGCGCATTCTGCAGTACATGTTACGAGATTATTGAAAAATCCAcccaatattaattaatttgataaaACTGTAATTATGAACTTGGTTAGAATATAAGGCTGAGTTCACATCCAAATTACCAAATTAGGGCATTGGTACCATATAAAAATATTAGATGGTTCATGAGTAATACAATTCCAAAGTTTGTGGAAAAATAATGACAAAAATAGTAGATGAAAAtgcaaaaaaattggaaatgtAAATGGCCAAAGCGACTTTATAAACTTACCATATATACGCttatttgaaagtgtttttaaaataactgaaattgTTTTTAgtgaaattgattttgagttttaaaaacactttaaatgtttttttttaaagaagcaCATATCTTGTGCTTCTTGTAGGAAGCACATATCTTGCGCTCCTTGCAAGAAGCACTTAAAACGCTTTTTcaaaattccttttgatttttattaaggattggtttaaaaaacattgtcatcaaaaatattttcagtcattttaaaagtctTTCCAAATAAGATATGTTTTATTAGACGTTTCGAACCCTAACCTAGTCTGCTTTTTTTTACATTATCGTATCGATCGTCACCATTAGACTAGTGTTACTTACCAATTTTGATGCGAGTTTTACAATGATAAAAAGTACCATAATAAAATTACGCTATCGTAACCGAACTAATTACAACAAAATCTACAAAGACATTGATTcgaatcaaacttaaaacctttcaaataaaacaaaaacaagtacTATTAAATCAATAGCTAATCGATCGATGTCTTGGATTTATCTATACGGTCCAAAATTAGAAAGCCTTTTTCTTATACATGTACACCGGTGCACGTGAAAATCCCCGCCAGCCAAATATTGCACGTGCCATAAACCTAATTCACCCAGAGCAAGGGTATGTACGTAATTTTCCCTCTACTTACCCTCCGTCCCCGCCTCTGCAGTCGGCCAACTGTGCCCTAACCATCGTTCCACCCATTTTACCCAACAACCCCCAAATAGTGCCACGTATCCCACCTCGAAATTGCCACATCAACCGGTGGTCCCTACCGACACAGACATTGCCACTGTCACTCTTTCTCCGGAGTATATATAGAGTCCCCACCCAAACCCCTTCCATGTGAAATTTTCTTCCGCCTCCTTCTCTACTCTCCTTCCTCTCCCTCCTCCTAAAAAAATCTCCCGAGTTTCAGAGAGGAACGCCGGAAAAACACCGGTATTCGGTTCGGAGTGTGTAAAAAAGAGAAGGGAATTGATTTCGGGATTAACGGTGACATAGATGTCGATGGCGGTTGGGCCAGCGGTGTCGCCGACTGATGGAGCCGCCCCGGTGCCGGGACCCTCAATGATGTCGATGCCGGCCCCGGTGACGGTGGTATCAGACGCGGTGGCGAAGGACGCCATTATTGGTTGGTACAAGGGAGAGTTTGCGGCGGCAAACGCGATCATCGACGCCCTCTGTGGGCACCTGACTCAGCTCAGCGGAGGAGGTGACGAGTACGCCTCCGTTTTCGCGGCGATACACCGAAGGAGGATCAATTGGATTCCGGTGCTCCAGATGCAGAAGTACCACTCCATTGCCGATGTGATGGTGGAGCTGCGAAACGTCGGGTCGAAGAAGGTGGGGATGGAGGACCAGAAGGCCTACGTCGAGAACGGCGGCGTTTCGAGAACAGAGGAAATTTGCAAGAGCGAGGAGGTTAAATCGTGTTTGGACGAAGAGAAAGTGAAGGAAAGTGACGAGAAAGTGGCGGAGAGTAATGGAATTGGCGCCGCCGCCGACGAGGTAGCCGACGAGGAGGCGTCGCCGGATAGCGAGATTACTGATGCAGGTAAGTAATCTGATTCATTTCCTCCACAGTTggatttttaatattaaattctGAAATTTGATATGATTCGAATTCCattttttgataaatttttaaTCAGGATTCAGTTGTGTTTGAAATTCCGATTTAAGCTACGTGGCTGTAGCTGAGAAGGTCCTATTTTTCTGGTTTTACGAAGCGTTAGGTCCGTTTGgtttgtgagaaaaaaaaaaaagagaaaagaactaAACTTGTTTGGAATCTGAAGAGCTTTTCCTCTGCTGTTTGGTATCcgagaaaataaaatataattttattagaTCATTTTCCTGATTACAAAAagatatattattttaattataaagaaaactacttttttttttgtccattaTTTTGGGAGCAACATGTTTTACTTTCCACCAGATCCGAGATTCAAGACTTATTTTTAGAAGTAGGTAAAATTCAAAACCTCGTTTTCCATTTCCTCGACTTGGAGATGGAAAACCCTGTTTTCCATTTTCTGTGCTTTGAACTCAACGTTGCGTTTTTTACGTTTAAGAAAACGCTAAGAAGACTGTTTTaaggtgattttttttaaaaattttcggCCACTACATGTTTTGGTAtagtattttataatattagcgCGAAAATTATGTAAAAAACAAAGATACAGAGAGTCAGATTTTTAATAGTCTGTTTAGTGATACTTCTAATTTTTCAGCCTACTAATCTCcctttattattaattaaatctttttaatttccaaaaaattaaaattaaaatttgaagaaattaaataaaaggtaaaaaaattaatttagtgTGGCTGGAAACGTTTTCCCGAGGTTTTAGCGGGGATTTCAGATTTTCGAGGTGGAGTGGTGAACGAAAAAGTTTGAATGCAACCGGTGTGATAGTTAGTTGGGCGCTCGAGAAGCGTGCCGTTTGATTTCAAGGGTAGGCGGCGCCTGATCAGGGCTGCTGACGTCACGGGTTGCGTTTGGTTTGTTGGTTCAATCTGGGTTGGTAGGTGCTCTTTGACAAAAGTTTGGGTGGTCATCCCAACATTAAAATTAGTTATTATGATTTGGGGCCCAGCTCGGTGTGGGCCCAGCTCAGTCCATAATTCCGAGTTTCAGGTCAAGCTGGGAATTAAGTTAGCAATGAATTGCGTTTTGATTTAGCGTTTTAATTttcaggaaaactaatgaaaatagcttgaaacctttgagttttaatcaaaatgacaaaaaagtgttgtaagtgaatagtaccaagagtgactttttaaaataaaattgttctttttcgttaaaatgaatggTACaggaagtgtttcgttaaaactctctttaATTTTCGTTTATGGTTGTGCCAATTCACTTTTGATTAACACACAAAACGATGTGAAATAGTAACGTAATACTACATATACTCACCtgtactttaatttttttatttggacaTACCAACTAGATTCGACGTGTGTTATTTTGTACACCTCGTTTCTTATATTCGTACAAGTTTCGAGTAGTGTATGGTGCTGCCGAATTACAAACCGGCTGGGGTATCATTATGTTTGGACAGCCGGATCAGCTGTTTAAGGTTCCGATATTCTCGATGCTTATAGTGGTGTATTGTGTGTAGTTATTTGTTTGTTATTGTGTCCGGCCTATTTGGTTGTGCGCGGTGAATAGGGATAGCTTTTGCTTTTTGTAAAAGCACTTATGAGCGGCAGGTGGAAGCATTGGCTTATCAccatttttatgttttagaaATTGTGATGAAGATTTACATTCCACAAATGCATCATCTGAAGcttattcaaatttttatgtaccTCCTAATTCACAGTACTTAAACAGTTAAATCGGTATCTAGAGAAGATTATGCATAATTTACGATATTGACAGTAAAAAAAACACTCTTGTTGTGTTCTGTTTCAAAGGGACTGCGTACAATACATGCTTATCAGTGATTTATTGCAAATCCGATGTTCGTAGACTCGGTTTTGATAGAAACTTCGCATCATTTCTGTATGATAGCTATTTTGGCATAGTTCGATAAATGCTAGTTCGTTAATTATACGCTAGCTGACTTCCGTACAATATAAACAACTGTTTTTTGGATCAGTTGACAAGCTATTGTTTATCAGTTATCCATCAGATGAACATAGATTTTTGCTAGTGAACTCATTTGATTATAGAATGCATTATTTTTAACGATTTGATTACCTTCTGCTTTTACTGCAGGTTCACAAGAAGCGCAGCTCAATTCAGTAAACGAGGAAATATGCTCTAATCATGATGAGTGCGAGGCACGTCGTACCCAGATCAAATTGACTAAAGGTTTCTCAGCAAAGGAGTCGGTGAAAGGGCATATGGTGAGTTATTTCCTCAATCTAATGTCACTCTGTAAGATAGAAGTCAAAGAGTTGATATGCTGTATATTCTGGTAAAGAAAATCAGGTAGCTATTACTGACTAGCAGATGACCGAACTGGCAGGTGAATGTCGTGAAGGGGCTGAAGCTATATGAGGACATATTCACTGACAATGAGCTCTGCAAATTGACTGACCTCGTAAATGATCTCCACGCGGCTGGAATTAATGGAGAGCTCTCAGGTAAAGGAACCCTTGTTTGTGAAACTCATCCTGGGTTGTATCTTATTTTGGTCTCATATATTGTTCTATTACGTCGTTTTGTGTAATGGAGATAATTGTAGTAATTCATTTGTTCTTTAAAAAATTGGCTTCCGAAGTTTGAATGCGAAACTTTCCATGTAGGTTTATTGAGGCTAACTCGTTTTTTTTAACATAGGAAAGGCTACTATAAGTTATCTTCTTGATTGAATACAGGCGAGACCTTCATTCTGTTCAACAAGCAGGTTAAGGGAAACAGGAGAGAGCTTATTCAGTTTGGCGTTCCAATTTTCGGGCAGATCAAGGAGGATACTACAAGTAATAACCGAAACTAGTAATGCATACTTCAACTATTTTGGACAGGGTCTTATTATCAGTGATGCATTCTATGCATTGCATACTAAATACCGAAGCTAactttaatttgttttcttgtGTTTATAGGCAATATGGTGCCGATTCCAGCTCTTCTCGAAGATGTGATTGATCACTTTGTACTATGGCAGCTAATTCCAGAGTATAAACGACCGAATGGTTGCATGATCAACTTCTTTGAGGAGGTATTCTATGTTTTGCTTGATGCATTGTCATGATACAGCCTCTGTTATTGTTTACTAGAACATAGCTGCAAAGAGGGCGCTTCACGGCATTGGTTTGTGTTATAAGTCTTTGTTTATGcactttctttttaatttaagGGAGAAACGGTTTTAATTGcaatcatttattttgtagggAGAGTATTCACAGCCATTCCTGAAACCACCCCATTTGGACCAGCCCATCGCCACTCTTCTCCTCTCTGAATCAGCAATGGCTTTCGGGCGCACCCTTCTGAGTGATAATGATGGGAACTACAAGGGGCCGCTGATGCTATCACTGAAACAAGGGTATGTACTCTTAGTTCTTTCAGTTTCACTTACTTTTCACGGTTCATGGTGATTGAAAACCGCAAACGTGGAATTTTTAACTTCTGCAGGTCCCTTTTAGTCATGAGGGGAAACAGCGCTGACATGTCACGACACGTGATGTGTCCATCTCCAAACAGAAGGGTGAGCATCACATTCTTCAGAGTCCGAGTACACTCCAACCAGTTCCAGTCGCCCCAAAGTCCAACAAACAATGGTGCCATGACTCTATGGCAACCCGGGATGGTAAGCCCATACACGATGCCAGATGGAGCAGCTCCCAATGGTTATGAGGCAATGGATGTGATGCCCAAATGGGGTGTCCTTCGTGCTCCAGTAGTCATGCTAGCCCCCGTTCGTCCTATGGCATTGAGCCCTCGAAAAGTCCCTCAAAGTGGTACAGGGGTTTTCTTGCCCTGGACCATGGGATCAAGAAAACCAGCAAAGCATCTCCCACCTCGCGCCCAAAAGGGACGGCTTATGGCATTCCCTTCCCCTGCAGAGTCCACTTCTGAGCCCGGCATCAGTGTCTAATGGAAGAACGAAGATCCGAAGTTAGTCAGAGGCAGCCCTGGGTCCAAAAACGATATGAATCAGCATAGCGTTCACGTTCGCATTTGTGTTCTACGCCAGTCTTTTCTTGATGTACAAACAGAACCTAGGTGCCGTTAGAAGAGtcggtttttttcttttttttcgatttgttttcacttcttttgtctCAGTAAGATTAAGGTTGTAGGGGTGATTACAATACTTTTTTCTTGGATGGTGTACGGCCTTCATAGTTAGTAAGAGTATCAAGTTTGTGGGGTGTGAATTTTAGCTCAAGTAAAAGGAGCTGAATTTTGTATTATGTTAAAGTTTTTCATAGGCAGGTTGAATTATTTTGTACTACGTTTTCAGTTTACGAAGAACGGAGCGATACGtagtgataattttttttaaacaagcgATATATAGGTGAAGTGGATACAAACACATGACTTTCGGTGACAGGATTAATGCCCTAAACCACTCAAGTTTTTAAGTCTCGTGCGAATTCAGAGCCATTACATTGAAACCAAAACGTGAGACTTTCCTTTACAGTTACTGCACCAAGGAGTCAACAGAAGAAGGGGGGTTAGGCATATAAAGCTACAAGCATATGCAAATGCAAGAGACTTTCTTTTGGATGAGAGGGAACGGCATCTAATTCACATTCAAAACATGAAAACCGCGCTTCATAAATAGATTTAGCACGTGATTCGGAGTGTCTATGGTTCGGGAAACCTCCTGATCTTCTACGGACGTGTTTGTCTTTGGTTGATGATGTTTGTCGGAGAACTTCTGATTAGAGCATCTCTCACACCGGGTGGAACAAGAGTGAGCAGGTGAGACCTACACACAAGAAGTCTCATTCTTTTGATTTGTCGGAGAACTTCTGATTAGAGCATCTCTCACATTGGATGAAACATGAGTGAAGGTGCGGTTGAAACACAAGAAGTCTTGTGCTTTTGGTTGATGTTTGTCGGAGAACTTCTAATTAGAGCATCTCTCATACCGGGTGGAACAAGAGTGAGGAGGGGGGACCGAAACACAAACACAGGAAGTCTCATGCTTTTGGTTGATGATACTGGTTAAGAGGACTTCTGATTAGAGTATCTCTCATACCGGGTGAAACAAGAGTGAGGAGGTGGCACCGAAACACAAAAAGTCTCACGTTTCAGCGCTATGACCGACGTAGTTAGACACTCCTACCCCGAGTTATTATCCAACATCATCTTAAGATTTTGCTAAGTAATGGTAAAAATCCACAAATTAATGAAATTgacttcttttatagacaagGCTGGCTGATTTAACATCACAAATTACAGATATAAAGGAATCTATTTGCATTTAAAACCAAACTGATAAAATAACAGggcttttttttaaaagaatccCCCTTTACATATATCAGACTTCCCAAGAACAAATTGGGGGAGTACATAATAAATTCGTGCACTAAATTTAAAGAACCAAGAACTTTCCAATTTACTTGCTACTCAAGCTTGAGCTGGtacatcatcatcatcctcaaTATCCCAGCttaaatcttcttcttcttcagcagCAGCAGTACTGAGCCGCTTTCGGAGCTCGGCTTTGTTAGCAGGACTTCCACTTCCACCACCATGGCCAACTTCTTTATCATCAATGCTGCTAAGATCCTCAATCTCATCCCATCCAAGGTCTTCTTCCTCCGGCGTAAAGGACTTGATTGAAACCGCCGGAACATCATTGCCTTTGCCGGATTCAGCAGCCCCATTCTTCTTCCCTTCCACTACCGCTTTCTCCTCCAATTTTGATGGCACGTCTTTCTTCGCGGAATCCCTTTCTACCTGCATTTTCTTTTCGGACTCCTTACCACCACTCAACTCCACATCATTACCCTTCTTCTCAACAATTTGAGATTCCCCAACAGAGCTACTCTCTTCCTTAACAACCTTCTGCTCAGAAACTTTGCTGACCAGTTCGCTATTCGCAGCTAAATCATCCTTCTTCGACGCcacatttgcttcttcaacaaCACTGCCTTTACCGGCAGCTACATTCTTCTTCCCTTCCACTGCCCCTTTCTCCTCCAATTTCGATGGCAAATCTTTCTTCTCAGAATCCCCTTCTACTTGCATTTTCTTTTCAGACCCCTTATCACCACTCAACTCCACATCATTACCCTTCTTCTCAACAATTTGAGATTCCCCAACGGAGCTACTCTCTTCCTTAACAACCTTCTGCTCAGAACCTTTGCTGACCAATTCACTATTCGCAGCTAAATCATCCTTCTTCGACGCCACATTCGCCTCTTCAACGACACAGCTCCCCTCTCCCACATTATTGGAACTCTTCTCTCCAACCTCATTCCCAACCTTCAAGTCCTCAACTATCCCATCTTTGCCAGAACTTTCAGCAGCCACTTGAGTACTTTTCGCCGAATTCGCTTTCAACACCACATTGTTCACATTGTCATCATactcatcatcatcaacatcCCAACTCAAGTCCTCATCCTCCTCGATCGAAATCGCCCGCTTAACGAGATTCACTCTCGCATCCTCAGCCTGCCTCAGCTTATAAACCCTATAAAAGTACCTACACCAAAAGCTTTCGTGATCAACGCTGTTCGGAACAACGCTTTTGTAAATCCCCTCCATAGCTCCGTTTTCTTCTAAAAGCCTCTCGATTTCTTCACCTTTCTCCTCCAAATCAAACCCAGATTGCCATTTTCCGTAATCATCCAAATCCTCAGGCTCCTCACAGTAAGTGCTAGCGTCACCCTGAATCGCACGCACCTGAGCGTCAAACCTACTGTACCGTTTCGAATTCAAGCTCTGCTGAGAGCTAAAGCCTTGGTCTTTGGCGTCGGAGGAATCCGATTCGTCGCCGGCGAGGATCTGGGCCGTCCCTTGCAGCACTGTGTTCCCGAACTCATCGATGACGTGTCCCACCGTTTCCAACGACCCCTGAGCCACCTCGATCTCTTTCTTCAGACCCAACCCGAATTCTTGCAGGTCGCGGCGGTAGGTCTCGATCACCGACTCGGATCTGGTCGATAGGGTTTTGATCAGATCGCCGAACATCCACCCGCCGGTGTTGCCGGTCGGGTTGGGACTGGGTTGTGTCCGTGGGGACTTCGGATCTGCGTGTTCCTGTTCTGGGTTGTTGTGAGACCCGGTTTCGGATTCGGATTCGGGGTTTGGGGGATCTGGGTCGTCGGAGAACACGGATTTGAAGAAATTCATGGAGGAAAAAATGGGAAAGCAGAGGGATTGGGATTTACCAGAAAATTTggaagagggggagagagaggggtTGGAGAGTAGAGTGAGAAACTGGAAATTTAGGGACGTTAACGTGCACTCTACGTGTAGTTCGCATCAGTGAGGGGGGTGGTCAATGTCTAGCTTGGTGTTTGGGCTTTAACTATGGATATGAGCCCAAAATAAAGTATGGATTATTGGCCCAATACTTTGTTAAAGACCCAACATTGAGCAAGACCCACGTGTCAAGCAGGGACGAACATCAAAAGTTGTGATCCGTCCGATTAAAACGGAAAGGGATCATCTTCGAATCCTTTCCTCCTAATCTACCAAGTTCGGGGATCTaggtcattgaaatttgatccaacagctaaagttattatatcTTTTAAAGTGGGCTCCTGTTTGTAgttgttggattaaatttcaatggccTGGATTCCCGaacttggtggattaggaggaagggaccCAGAAAGGATCATTTTCCGATTAAAACGGTCATCGTCCAATAGATTATGGGTATTgtttttcacttgtaaatgagttGTGTTAGATTCGATTCTTGTCAAAGATGAATTTGGATGAAAGTATTATGGCAAGGTGTGGCTTAGCCAAGTCCCCTACCTCCTTTGTGTAAACACATCactgtattaaaaaaaattaaaaattaaaacaatatttaAAAGTAATTCTATGAATAACATGCTAATCGAAACTCACATCGACATGAAGGTTTGACAACTCCATGTCGGATCTTTCCCATATGGGGTTGTAATATGTTCCCGGGTTGGGTTATTCGACTGTTAAAGTAGTATCGTCTAGTACAATGAATGGTCTACCGAGAGACTCCTCCAATATGTTTGTGGGTTATGGGAGATATCATAGAGTTCAATTTCATCCTCGACCCATGATCAATATGAGCTTGAAGTTTTCTTGGTAACGCTCGAAATTTTTTATAGTGGCTCCGCCCATGCCTCATTTCATTTATATGATTCCTAAAAATTATACAAGACGTTCTATAGATGTTCAGGCATGCACTTCGTTTTGGCTAAGTTTTGGGCTCTAAAGTTCAATGTCGAATACTACGGCGGAGTATTGTAAGTGTTTACCCTAGTATTTGCCGGTGCATATGGGATTCCGGTGACTTTCATTCAAGTTGAGTTGATTCTTTCAAGTTCCCGATTACTCCAGCCGATCGTGAAAGAACAAAAACTCATCCTGAAGTGTGTAAAAATCAAGAGGGGTTGCTGTTTTGGAATAAAAGTGATTCCAAGCAAAGTAATATTCTAGCTCTCTCCAAATGCATGGTATCATATGAATTTCCCTATGATATTCTTGCAAGTTGCTTTTGCTTCCTACCAAAGTCCTATCAAAGGAATTTAACATATGATCTTATCTTCCCCAAATTGGAGCTAACAGAATACTTGAaacagaaccgagcgcaatgacgttttAAAACTCATACAGTCGAACCTCGCTTAGTGAGACAAAGCTTGTCTTAATCTTCGCCCTTTGGGTTGGGATTACAAGACAAAACTAGTATTAATTCCTCCATCAGAGTTTTAATATTCTTTCTTTCCTACTTTTCATTACCATATTTCCAAGCATGGAATCACATATCCAAATGACTTTGCAGTTTGTTCAGTGCACGTAAATAATCTTCATCCCCAACACTCCATTTAAACCTTCATCCCCAGCCTCTATCGGAGCTCGTCTTTAGTTCTATCTTCTCATTCGAAACTGGGCAATGCAGGAGAAGCTCAACCGCACCGAGCCTACTGGCATTTGCCACAGGATCTTCACCTTCATTGTGAATACCCTGGTCGGTAGACTCCTTGTTAAGCAAGTAACGTTAGGCCATCCGATGCCTGATCAAGACGAACAGCCTATGATTCCAGCTGCTAACCCTAATGGGGTTGAGACAATGGACCTTCATGAGGCTCGCCAGACGCCGGAGAAGGATTCTGGTCTTCAGATTCAAGTTCACTACAAGCAAACCGATGATGGCTTTGAATCGTGGACGCATATTGACAAGTTAGGTGATCCAGTGAAGGCCAATGTTTCCGAACACAAAGGCAACCTGAAGAAGGTTTTGAGCATTAAGGATGTACCGAAACCAGATAAAGAGAAAAGTAGTATGAAGAAAGGAAAGGGTGTAATGGGTAGCGAAAAGTTGACACTAGCAATGGAGATAGAAGATGATGATAAAGGATCGAAGTTTGCGTTAAGGCGGCGCGTAAGGCCACTTTTTCACATTGCTCTAAACATAAACGAAAAATCAGAAGCGTTTATTCAGAGCAGAAAGGAAGCTATGAGGAGGAACTATGGCATTGAGCCGAGGAAGTCTTAGCCCGAGAAATATGTCATGTGGCGGTTGGCGCGGTGGCTCGTCGGGGTTACAAGTTTGCAATTACTGAGATTATTAGGCAGTCGCAAAGAGCTTCCTAAAGGTTGGAATGGCTATTGTCAAAACCATGTACTACACTGGTTATTATGCACTTTAGCTTTTCAAAGTAGTTCTATACATGTaaattaagaagaagaaaaaaaaaagtaaacttATATATGAAAAAAGCAGCATTTGCAATTAAagtttttattaaaagtttggcgAAGAGCAAAATAGGATGACAAATTGGGAGAATAATGTGGATTATACATATAACTCATTACTTTCTCAATTAGGAGAAATTGTTGTGTATAGCATGACATGTTTGACTTGATatatgtctttttttttaacaaacgatagacTAATTGCAATAATTTTATCTAAATTATGAAGAAGAGGATTCAAAGTTAAGCACAGAGGGTGAAGTACATTGCTATAACAAACTCAGCTAAACTCATGTTTGCATGACAtgttaatttgattaattagttTTGTCAATTTGGTCGTCCACTCAAATGataactgtagacatcgaaatttcggtaaataaatgttgaccgataaatcaaagtgtcaacgctcatgtattgcataaattttacacgtagcatgtgactcaacgaaaattgaaatgagttggaaaagtcatcaaataagacacgtgtcaacacctggcagaaacgacttatttcatccgggatattatattcaaaattaggccttggaaaattctataaatataagcccatttcattca
Encoded proteins:
- the LOC103449077 gene encoding uncharacterized protein, which codes for MNFFKSVFSDDPDPPNPESESETGSHNNPEQEHADPKSPRTQPSPNPTGNTGGWMFGDLIKTLSTRSESVIETYRRDLQEFGLGLKKEIEVAQGSLETVGHVIDEFGNTVLQGTAQILAGDESDSSDAKDQGFSSQQSLNSKRYSRFDAQVRAIQGDASTYCEEPEDLDDYGKWQSGFDLEEKGEEIERLLEENGAMEGIYKSVVPNSVDHESFWCRYFYRVYKLRQAEDARVNLVKRAISIEEDEDLSWDVDDDEYDDNVNNVVLKANSAKSTQVAAESSGKDGIVEDLKVGNEVGEKSSNNVGEGSCVVEEANVASKKDDLAANSELVSKGSEQKVVKEESSSVGESQIVEKKGNDVELSGDKGSEKKMQVEGDSEKKDLPSKLEEKGAVEGKKNVAAGKGSVVEEANVASKKDDLAANSELVSKVSEQKVVKEESSSVGESQIVEKKGNDVELSGGKESEKKMQVERDSAKKDVPSKLEEKAVVEGKKNGAAESGKGNDVPAVSIKSFTPEEEDLGWDEIEDLSSIDDKEVGHGGGSGSPANKAELRKRLSTAAAEEEEDLSWDIEDDDDVPAQA
- the LOC103449078 gene encoding RNA demethylase ALKBH10B, which translates into the protein MSMAVGPAVSPTDGAAPVPGPSMMSMPAPVTVVSDAVAKDAIIGWYKGEFAAANAIIDALCGHLTQLSGGGDEYASVFAAIHRRRINWIPVLQMQKYHSIADVMVELRNVGSKKVGMEDQKAYVENGGVSRTEEICKSEEVKSCLDEEKVKESDEKVAESNGIGAAADEVADEEASPDSEITDAGSQEAQLNSVNEEICSNHDECEARRTQIKLTKGFSAKESVKGHMVNVVKGLKLYEDIFTDNELCKLTDLVNDLHAAGINGELSGETFILFNKQVKGNRRELIQFGVPIFGQIKEDTTSNMVPIPALLEDVIDHFVLWQLIPEYKRPNGCMINFFEEGEYSQPFLKPPHLDQPIATLLLSESAMAFGRTLLSDNDGNYKGPLMLSLKQGSLLVMRGNSADMSRHVMCPSPNRRVSITFFRVRVHSNQFQSPQSPTNNGAMTLWQPGMVSPYTMPDGAAPNGYEAMDVMPKWGVLRAPVVMLAPVRPMALSPRKVPQSGTGVFLPWTMGSRKPAKHLPPRAQKGRLMAFPSPAESTSEPGISV